Proteins from one Camelina sativa cultivar DH55 chromosome 8, Cs, whole genome shotgun sequence genomic window:
- the LOC104709443 gene encoding agamous-like MADS-box protein AGL90, which translates to MRKLKLSLIANERSRKKTFMKRKKGITKKLHELTTLCGVQSCGVIYSPYQSVPEVWPSKEGAQEVAMKFMEMPMATRTRKMMDQDTYLREQITKIKEQVDKLAV; encoded by the coding sequence atgagGAAATTGAAATTATCTTTGATAGCGAATGAGAGATCAAGAAAAAAGACAttcatgaagaggaagaaagggatAACAAAGAAACTTCACGAGTTGACAACTCTTTGTGGTGTCCAATCTTGTGGGGTCATCTACAGTCCGTATCAGTCGGTACCAGAGGTTTGGCCGTCAAAGGAAGGTGCACAAGAGGTGGCTATGAAGTTTATGGAGATGCCGATGGCAACAAGAACCAGAAAGATGATGGATCAAGATACGTATTTGCGGGAGCAGATTACGAAAATAAAAGAGCAAGTAGACAAACTGGCTGTTTAG